The Mangifera indica cultivar Alphonso unplaced genomic scaffold, CATAS_Mindica_2.1 Un_0112, whole genome shotgun sequence genome includes a window with the following:
- the LOC123207856 gene encoding filament-like plant protein 4 isoform X2 — MDRRGWPWKKKSSSEKTEKVLAASESVGTALASVGSRTNQDNYKKPTYVQISVESYSHLTGLEVQVKTYEEQIHTLEDQIKDLNEQLSIAQTEITTKDNLVKQHSKVAEEAVSGWEKAEAEALALKNHLESVTLLKLTAEDRASHLDGALKECMRQIRNLKEEHEKKLQDVVFTKTKQWDKIRLGLEAKIANLDQEIIRSEVENAELSRSLQERSNMLVKESEEKSQAEAEIELLKSNIESCEREINSAKYELHVVSKELEIRNEEKNMSMRSAEAANKQHMEGVKKIAKLEAECQRLRGLVRKKLPGPAALAQMKLEVESLGRDYGDTRLKRSPVKPPSPHLSPVTEFSLDSVQKFHKENEFLTERLLATEEETKMLKEALAKRNSELQASRNLCAKTSSKLQTLEAQLQTGSQQKSPSMSMVQIAAEGYSSQNAGNPPSFTSMSEDENDDKVSCADSWATALISEHPELKKEKNIEKLNKAENAKHLELMDDFLEMEKLACLSNDTNANDATTPPSSANKKKCEVIMNGDASGVVNTGEDFQSEQHHNMDLSQSIPESEAEQLPIVQLRSRISMLLESMSNDADMGKIVEDIKRVAEDVRGTLHQHCASCGSTDVHSSHASCNREAPGDAELSADKKIDFFQDEKPVPKAVCVTSQELLTAITYIHDFVLFLSKEVRAVHDTYSERNGLSQKIEKFSVSFNKALDSNESLVDFIFDLSLVLAKASELRINILGYKGIEVEPNSPDCIDKVALPENKVVQDSSGERYTNGCDHISIPTSDSEVLDDGNLVRGYEVKTTACPLSPEEFEVLKLEKDNMAMDLARCTEIMEMTKSQLHETEQLLTETKSQLASAQKSNTLAETQLKCMAESYRSLEMRAQELESEVNLLRAKIENVENELRAEKTSHNDALVRCKELEELLQRRKS; from the exons ATGGACCGCCGGGGTTGGCCATGGAAGAAAAAATCATCATCTGAAAAGACTGAGAAGGTGTTAGCTGCTTCAGAGTCTGTTGGTACTGCTCTGGCATCTGTTGGATCCCGAACCAATCAG GATAATTACAAAAAGCCAACATATGTTCAAATTTCTGTGGAATCATATTCTCATCTGACTGGTCTGGAGGTTCAAGTGAAGACTTATGAGGAACAAATTCACACACTGGAAGATCAAATTAAAGACTTGAATGAACAGTTGTCCATTGCCCAAACAGAGATTACTACCAAGGACAACCTGGTGAAACAGCATTCAAAAGTTGCTGAAGAGGCTGTCTCAG GTTGGGAGAAGGCTGAAGCAGAAGCATTGgcattgaaaaatcatttagaaTCTGTCACACTACTGAAGCTTACTGCTGAAGATCGAGCATCACATTTGGATGGTGCTCTTAAAGAATGTATGCGGCAGATACGAAATCTGAAGGAAGAACATGAGAAGAAACTGCAAGATGTTGTTTTCACAAAAACTAAGCAGTGGGACAAAATTAGGCTTGGGCTTGAAGCAAAAATAGCCAACCTTGACCAAGAAATCATTAGGTCTGAAGTGGAAAATGCTGAGCTTTCAAGGTCTTTGCAAGAACGTTCCAACATGCTAGTGAAGGAAAGTGAAGAAAAATCCCAAGCTGAGGCTGAAATTGAACTTTTGAAAAGCAATATTGAATCATGTGAAAGGGAAATAAATTCAGCGAAATATGAACTGCACGTGGTTTCCAAAGAGCTTGAAATTCGTAATGAAGAAAAGAATATGAGTATGAGGTCCGCAGAAGCAGCCAACAAGCAACATATGGAGGGTGTCAAGAAGATAGCTAAGCTGGAAGCAGAGTGCCAAAGATTACGGGGACTTGTGCGGAAGAAGTTGCCTGGGCCTGCTGCTTTGGCACAAATGAAGCTAGAGGTAGAAAGTTTAGGCCGAGACTATGGAGATACCCGTCTAAAGAGATCTCCTGTTAAGCCACCCAGTCCGCATTTATCACCTGTTACTGAGTTCTCACTTGATAGTGTACAGAAATTCCACAAAGAAAATGAGTTTCTCACTGAACGGTTATTGGCAAcggaagaagaaacaaagatgCTTAAAGAAGCTTTGGCAAAGCGTAACAGCGAATTGCAAGCTTCAAGGAATCTGTGTGCTAAGACTTCTAGCAAGCTTCAAACTTTGGAGGCACAACTGCAAACTGGTAGTCAGCAGAAAAGTCCTTCAATGTCTATGGTTCAGATTGCTGCTGAAGGCTACTCAAGTCAGAATGCTGGCAATCCACCTAGCTTTACCTCCATGTCggaagatgaaaatgatgacAAGGTAAGCTGTGCAGACTCTTGGGCAACAGCACTGATCTCTGAGCACCCTGAGCTCAAGAAGGAAAAGAACATTGAGAAGTTGAACAAGGCTGAAAATGCAAAGCACTTGGAGCTTATGGATGACTTTCTTGAGATGGAGAAGTTGGCTTGTTTATCAAATGATACTAATGCAAATGATGCCACTACTCCTCCAAGCTCTGCAAATAAGAAGAAATGTGAAGTTATCATGAATGGCGATGCTTCAGGAGTGGTCAATACTGGCGAGGATTTCCAATCTGAACAGCACCATAATATGGATTTGTCCCAGAGTATCCCAGAATCTGAGGCAGAGCAGCTTCCAATAGTGCAGCTTCGATCAAGAATCTCAATGTTACTTGAGTCCATGTCCAATGATGCTGATATGGGGAAAATTGTAGAGGATATTAAACGTGTTGCTGAAGATGTGCGTGGTACACTGCATCAGCATTGTGCAAGTTGTGGTTCTACAGATGTGCACTCTTCTCATGCCTCATGCAATAGGGAGGCTCCAGGAGATGCCGAATTAAGTGCAGATAAGAAAATTGACTTCTTTCAAGATGAAAAGCCAGTTCCAAAAGCTGTATGTGTTACAAGCCAGGAATTGTTGACAGCCATTACTTATATTCATGACTTTGTGCTGTTCCTCAGCAAAGAAGTAAGGGCAGTTCATGATACATATTCTGAGAGGAATGGATTGAGCCAAAAGATTGAGAAGTTCTCTGTCAGCTTTAATAAGGCCTTGGACAGCAATGAAAGTTTGGTTGATTTCATTTTTGACCTTTCTCTTGTCTTAGCAAAAGCCAGCGAACTCAGAATAAATATCCTGGGCTACAAGGGTATTGAAGTTGAACCTAATAGTCCAGATTGCATTGATAAGGTTGCTTTACCAGAGAATAAGGTAGTTCAGGACTCATCAGGAGAAAGATATACTAATGGCTGTGACCACATTTCTATTCCAACCTCAGATTCTGAGGTTCTCGATGATGGTAATTTAGTCAGAGGCTATGAAGTAAAAACCACTGCTTGCCCACTCTCGCCAGAAGAGTTTGAGGTATTGAAATTGGAGAAAGATAACATGGCAATGGATCTAGCTAGATGTACTGAAATTATGGAGATGACAAAGTCTCAATTACATGAAACTGAGCAGCTTCTCACTGAGACTAAATCACAGTTGGCTTCTGCTCAAAAATCAAACACCTTGGCTGAGACACAGCTCAAATGTATGGCAGAGTCATACAGGTCACTTGAAATGCGTGCCCAGGAACTAGAATCTGAGGTGAACCTTCTCAGagcaaaaatagaaaatgtggAAAATGAGCTTCGAGCTGAAAAGACAAGTCACAATGATGCTCTGGTTAGATGCAAGGAGCTTGAGGAACTATTACAAAG GAGGAAGAGTTGA
- the LOC123207856 gene encoding filament-like plant protein 4 isoform X1 — protein MDRRGWPWKKKSSSEKTEKVLAASESVGTALASVGSRTNQDNYKKPTYVQISVESYSHLTGLEVQVKTYEEQIHTLEDQIKDLNEQLSIAQTEITTKDNLVKQHSKVAEEAVSGWEKAEAEALALKNHLESVTLLKLTAEDRASHLDGALKECMRQIRNLKEEHEKKLQDVVFTKTKQWDKIRLGLEAKIANLDQEIIRSEVENAELSRSLQERSNMLVKESEEKSQAEAEIELLKSNIESCEREINSAKYELHVVSKELEIRNEEKNMSMRSAEAANKQHMEGVKKIAKLEAECQRLRGLVRKKLPGPAALAQMKLEVESLGRDYGDTRLKRSPVKPPSPHLSPVTEFSLDSVQKFHKENEFLTERLLATEEETKMLKEALAKRNSELQASRNLCAKTSSKLQTLEAQLQTGSQQKSPSMSMVQIAAEGYSSQNAGNPPSFTSMSEDENDDKVSCADSWATALISEHPELKKEKNIEKLNKAENAKHLELMDDFLEMEKLACLSNDTNANDATTPPSSANKKKCEVIMNGDASGVVNTGEDFQSEQHHNMDLSQSIPESEAEQLPIVQLRSRISMLLESMSNDADMGKIVEDIKRVAEDVRGTLHQHCASCGSTDVHSSHASCNREAPGDAELSADKKIDFFQDEKPVPKAVCVTSQELLTAITYIHDFVLFLSKEVRAVHDTYSERNGLSQKIEKFSVSFNKALDSNESLVDFIFDLSLVLAKASELRINILGYKGIEVEPNSPDCIDKVALPENKVVQDSSGERYTNGCDHISIPTSDSEVLDDGNLVRGYEVKTTACPLSPEEFEVLKLEKDNMAMDLARCTEIMEMTKSQLHETEQLLTETKSQLASAQKSNTLAETQLKCMAESYRSLEMRAQELESEVNLLRAKIENVENELRAEKTSHNDALVRCKELEELLQRNECCGEADNDLKTKQEEELRAAAEKLAECQETIYLLGKQLNSLRPQPELMGSLYSQRSQRFPEDEPTSSSMRLQALDQAETDSAVSANMQRVSAESPLHAYSSPCSPSETEPNINREPINTKHLKHRPAMSTSSSSSSTATPEKQSRGFSRFFSSKGKNSN, from the exons ATGGACCGCCGGGGTTGGCCATGGAAGAAAAAATCATCATCTGAAAAGACTGAGAAGGTGTTAGCTGCTTCAGAGTCTGTTGGTACTGCTCTGGCATCTGTTGGATCCCGAACCAATCAG GATAATTACAAAAAGCCAACATATGTTCAAATTTCTGTGGAATCATATTCTCATCTGACTGGTCTGGAGGTTCAAGTGAAGACTTATGAGGAACAAATTCACACACTGGAAGATCAAATTAAAGACTTGAATGAACAGTTGTCCATTGCCCAAACAGAGATTACTACCAAGGACAACCTGGTGAAACAGCATTCAAAAGTTGCTGAAGAGGCTGTCTCAG GTTGGGAGAAGGCTGAAGCAGAAGCATTGgcattgaaaaatcatttagaaTCTGTCACACTACTGAAGCTTACTGCTGAAGATCGAGCATCACATTTGGATGGTGCTCTTAAAGAATGTATGCGGCAGATACGAAATCTGAAGGAAGAACATGAGAAGAAACTGCAAGATGTTGTTTTCACAAAAACTAAGCAGTGGGACAAAATTAGGCTTGGGCTTGAAGCAAAAATAGCCAACCTTGACCAAGAAATCATTAGGTCTGAAGTGGAAAATGCTGAGCTTTCAAGGTCTTTGCAAGAACGTTCCAACATGCTAGTGAAGGAAAGTGAAGAAAAATCCCAAGCTGAGGCTGAAATTGAACTTTTGAAAAGCAATATTGAATCATGTGAAAGGGAAATAAATTCAGCGAAATATGAACTGCACGTGGTTTCCAAAGAGCTTGAAATTCGTAATGAAGAAAAGAATATGAGTATGAGGTCCGCAGAAGCAGCCAACAAGCAACATATGGAGGGTGTCAAGAAGATAGCTAAGCTGGAAGCAGAGTGCCAAAGATTACGGGGACTTGTGCGGAAGAAGTTGCCTGGGCCTGCTGCTTTGGCACAAATGAAGCTAGAGGTAGAAAGTTTAGGCCGAGACTATGGAGATACCCGTCTAAAGAGATCTCCTGTTAAGCCACCCAGTCCGCATTTATCACCTGTTACTGAGTTCTCACTTGATAGTGTACAGAAATTCCACAAAGAAAATGAGTTTCTCACTGAACGGTTATTGGCAAcggaagaagaaacaaagatgCTTAAAGAAGCTTTGGCAAAGCGTAACAGCGAATTGCAAGCTTCAAGGAATCTGTGTGCTAAGACTTCTAGCAAGCTTCAAACTTTGGAGGCACAACTGCAAACTGGTAGTCAGCAGAAAAGTCCTTCAATGTCTATGGTTCAGATTGCTGCTGAAGGCTACTCAAGTCAGAATGCTGGCAATCCACCTAGCTTTACCTCCATGTCggaagatgaaaatgatgacAAGGTAAGCTGTGCAGACTCTTGGGCAACAGCACTGATCTCTGAGCACCCTGAGCTCAAGAAGGAAAAGAACATTGAGAAGTTGAACAAGGCTGAAAATGCAAAGCACTTGGAGCTTATGGATGACTTTCTTGAGATGGAGAAGTTGGCTTGTTTATCAAATGATACTAATGCAAATGATGCCACTACTCCTCCAAGCTCTGCAAATAAGAAGAAATGTGAAGTTATCATGAATGGCGATGCTTCAGGAGTGGTCAATACTGGCGAGGATTTCCAATCTGAACAGCACCATAATATGGATTTGTCCCAGAGTATCCCAGAATCTGAGGCAGAGCAGCTTCCAATAGTGCAGCTTCGATCAAGAATCTCAATGTTACTTGAGTCCATGTCCAATGATGCTGATATGGGGAAAATTGTAGAGGATATTAAACGTGTTGCTGAAGATGTGCGTGGTACACTGCATCAGCATTGTGCAAGTTGTGGTTCTACAGATGTGCACTCTTCTCATGCCTCATGCAATAGGGAGGCTCCAGGAGATGCCGAATTAAGTGCAGATAAGAAAATTGACTTCTTTCAAGATGAAAAGCCAGTTCCAAAAGCTGTATGTGTTACAAGCCAGGAATTGTTGACAGCCATTACTTATATTCATGACTTTGTGCTGTTCCTCAGCAAAGAAGTAAGGGCAGTTCATGATACATATTCTGAGAGGAATGGATTGAGCCAAAAGATTGAGAAGTTCTCTGTCAGCTTTAATAAGGCCTTGGACAGCAATGAAAGTTTGGTTGATTTCATTTTTGACCTTTCTCTTGTCTTAGCAAAAGCCAGCGAACTCAGAATAAATATCCTGGGCTACAAGGGTATTGAAGTTGAACCTAATAGTCCAGATTGCATTGATAAGGTTGCTTTACCAGAGAATAAGGTAGTTCAGGACTCATCAGGAGAAAGATATACTAATGGCTGTGACCACATTTCTATTCCAACCTCAGATTCTGAGGTTCTCGATGATGGTAATTTAGTCAGAGGCTATGAAGTAAAAACCACTGCTTGCCCACTCTCGCCAGAAGAGTTTGAGGTATTGAAATTGGAGAAAGATAACATGGCAATGGATCTAGCTAGATGTACTGAAATTATGGAGATGACAAAGTCTCAATTACATGAAACTGAGCAGCTTCTCACTGAGACTAAATCACAGTTGGCTTCTGCTCAAAAATCAAACACCTTGGCTGAGACACAGCTCAAATGTATGGCAGAGTCATACAGGTCACTTGAAATGCGTGCCCAGGAACTAGAATCTGAGGTGAACCTTCTCAGagcaaaaatagaaaatgtggAAAATGAGCTTCGAGCTGAAAAGACAAGTCACAATGATGCTCTGGTTAGATGCAAGGAGCTTGAGGAACTATTACAAAG GAATGAGTGCTGTGGTGAGGCTGATAATGATCTCAAGACCAAACAG GAGGAAGAGTTGAGAGCGGCAGCCGAGAAGCTAGCAGAGTGTCAAGAAACTATATATCTTCTTGGCAAGCAGTTGAATTCATTGCGTCCTCAACCAGAGCTCATGGGATCCCTATACAGCCAGAGGAGTCAAAGGTTCCCTGAAGATGAACCGACTTCTAGCAGCATGAGATTACAAGCCTTGGACCAAGCTGAGACGGATAGTGCTGTTTCTGCCAATATGCAGAGAGTAAGTGCTGAGTCCCCCTTGCATGCATATAGCTCCCCATGTAGCCCATCTGAAACCGAACCAAACATCAATAGAGAACCAATCAATACAAAACATCTGAAACACAGGCCGGCAATGTCaacctcttcctcttcttcctccaCCGCAACTCCAGAGAAACAGTCAAGAGGGTTTAGCAGATTCTTTTCCTCGAAAGGGAAGAACAGTAATTAG
- the LOC123207854 gene encoding auxin-responsive protein SAUR50-like, with translation MAIRKSSKLSQTAVIKQILKRCSSLGKKQSYDDEQGLPLDVPKGHFVVYVGENRSRYIVPISFLTRPEFQTLLHQAEEEFGFNHDMGLTIPCEEDVFQSLTSMLMR, from the coding sequence ATGGCTATCAGGAAATCAAGCAAATTGTCTCAGACTGCTGTAATCAAGCAAATTCTCAAGAGGTGCTCAAGCTTGGGAAAGAAACAAAGCTATGATGATGAACAAGGGCTTCCTTTGGACGTCCCAAAAGGGCATTTTGTTGTATATGTTGGAGAAAACAGAAGCAGATACATTGTCCCTATTTCTTTTTTGACTCGTCCTGAGTTTCAAACCTTGCTTCACCAAGCTGAAGAAGAATTCGGGTTTAATCATGACATGGGTTTGACCATTCCTTGTGAAGAAGACGTTTTTCAGTCACTAACATCAATGCTCATGAGATAA